A genome region from Panicum virgatum strain AP13 chromosome 4K, P.virgatum_v5, whole genome shotgun sequence includes the following:
- the LOC120705080 gene encoding probable carboxylesterase 12 codes for MLANKSSSAADKTAASEIAIDLPLKISIYNKNGRIEQVLRSPFVTASEDPGITGVATRDVVIDREAGVAARLFLPTGAVATGRRLPLVLFFHGGSFAAGAAERSAFCRTYHRYATSLAAHAKALVVSVEYRLVPEHPVTAAYDDAWTALRWAASSADPWLLYHADPRCTFVAGDGAGGDIAYRTAVRASRDGEDIDIDIDIDIEGLLLIHPYFWEPEWPPTENAGHGGGFLTTPQVAATALLPCRRALVAVAKKQGAVREPGRRSAARMRGCWWRGEVTIVELNSEDDHGFHLYGPASGSTERLMDTIVEFVNKKEHGSMLHGEKEVAPSLSNGPYKAVSAEVPRGPLTKSCL; via the coding sequence ATGCTTGCAAACAAGAGCAGCTCTGCAGCAGACAAGACTGCCGCCAGTGAGATCGCGATCGACCTCCCTCTCAAGATAAGCATATACAACAAGAACGGCCGCATCGAGCAGGTCCTGCGCAGTCCCTTCGTGACAGCATCCGAGGACCCTGGCATCACCGGCGTCGCGACGAGGGACGTCGTCATCGACCGAGAAGCCGGCGTGGCCGCGCGCCTCTTTCTACCCACCGGCGCCGTCGCAACAGGCCGGAGGCTTCCCCTCGTCTTGTTCTTCCATGGCGGTTCCTTCGCCGCCGGGGCGGCGGAGAGGAGCGCGTTCTGCCGGACGTACCACCGTTATGccacctccctcgccgcgcacgCCAAGGCGCTCGTCGTGTCCGTGGAGTACCGTCTTGTGCCGGAGCATCCCGTGACCGCGGCCTACGATGACGCCTGGACCGCGCTCCGGTGGGCGGCATCCTCCGCTGACCCCTGGCTCTTGTACCACGCCGACCCGCGCTGCACtttcgtcgccggcgacggcgcgggtGGCGACATCGCCTACCGCACGGCCGTACGCGCCAGCCGGGATGGCGAGGACATCGACATCGACATCGACATCGACATCGAGGGGCTACTTCTCATCCATCCCTACTTCTGGGAACCCGAGTGGCCGCCTACAGAAAAtgccggccatggtggcgggTTTCTCACGACACCGCAGGTGGCCGCGACCGCGTTACTGCCATGCCGGCGTGCGCTGGTCGCCGTGGCCAAGAAGCAGGGCGCCGTCCGGGAACCCGGCCGCAGGTCTGCTGCACGCATGCGCGGATGCTGGTGGCGTGGGGAGGTGACCATCGTGGAATTGAACAGTGAGGACGACCACGGCTTCCACCTGTACGGTCCGGCGAGTGGTAGCACCGAGAGGCTCATGGACACCATAGTGGAATTCGTAAACAAGAAGGAGCACGGTTCAATGTTGCATGGTGAAAAGGAGGTTGCACCAAGCTTGTCTAATGGGCCATATAAGGCCGTGTCTGCAGAAGTTCCAAGGGGACCTCTGACCAAGAGCTGCCTGTAG